A single region of the Plantactinospora soyae genome encodes:
- a CDS encoding carbohydrate ABC transporter permease: MTVAANAVLPPPSKRRPVSWGSPLTYALALAIAAVSISPVVYVIVGGFRTTPSIVANPAGLPDPWVFDNYARVLTQSDFWAQAFNSAVIALGTTLSVVVLGVCAAFVLARYTFRGREALYTFFTLGLLFPAGAAILPLYLMLRDLNLVNSYLAVILPQVAFALPLTIVILRPFLAAIPRELEDAAAIDGTGRLGFLWLIVLPLSKPALVTVGILAFVASWNAFLLPLLVLSDASLHTLPLGVQNFSSQYTSDTAGILAFTSLAMLPALLFFTFAEKQIVGGLQGAIKG, encoded by the coding sequence CTGACCGTGGCCGCGAACGCTGTCCTGCCCCCACCCTCCAAGCGCCGCCCGGTGTCCTGGGGTAGTCCGCTCACCTACGCGCTGGCGCTCGCGATCGCGGCCGTGTCGATCTCCCCGGTGGTCTACGTGATCGTCGGCGGTTTCCGTACCACCCCGTCGATCGTCGCGAACCCGGCCGGGCTGCCCGACCCGTGGGTGTTCGACAACTACGCCCGGGTGTTGACGCAGAGTGACTTCTGGGCGCAGGCGTTCAACAGTGCGGTGATCGCCCTGGGTACGACGCTCTCCGTCGTGGTGCTCGGGGTCTGCGCGGCGTTCGTGCTCGCCCGTTACACCTTCCGGGGGCGTGAGGCGCTCTACACCTTCTTCACGCTCGGCCTGCTCTTCCCGGCCGGGGCGGCGATCCTGCCGCTCTACCTCATGCTGCGCGACTTGAACCTGGTCAATTCCTACCTGGCGGTGATCCTCCCGCAGGTCGCCTTCGCGTTGCCGCTCACGATCGTGATCCTGCGCCCCTTCCTGGCCGCCATCCCCCGCGAGTTGGAGGACGCCGCCGCAATCGACGGCACGGGCCGGCTCGGCTTTCTCTGGCTCATCGTCCTGCCGCTGTCGAAGCCCGCGCTCGTCACGGTCGGGATCCTCGCATTCGTGGCGAGCTGGAACGCATTCCTCCTGCCGTTGCTCGTGCTCAGCGACGCCAGCCTGCACACCCTCCCGCTGGGCGTGCAGAACTTCTCGAGCCAGTACACCTCCGACACGGCGGGGATCCTCGCCTTCACGTCGCTGGCGATGCTGCCGGCGCTGCTGTTCTTCACGTTCGCCGAGAAGCAGATCGTCGGTGGCCTGCAGGGCGCGATCAAGGGCTGA
- the rpsP gene encoding 30S ribosomal protein S16, translating to MAVKIRLLRMGKIRNPQYRIVIADSRTKRDGRAIEFVGIYQPKEDPSIIEVKSDRVQHWLSVGAQPSEAVQRLLEKTGDWQKFKGLPAPPPLLVAPERADRKAAYEAEAKAAAGLTEATKPAKKAGKAAPAKAEAPAKAEAPAKAEAPAEAPAKTEEQTGAGSGEQA from the coding sequence GTGGCCGTAAAGATCCGGCTCCTGCGGATGGGTAAGATCCGCAACCCGCAATACCGCATTGTCATCGCCGACTCGCGCACCAAGCGTGACGGCCGGGCGATCGAGTTCGTCGGGATCTACCAGCCCAAGGAAGATCCTTCGATCATCGAGGTCAAGTCGGACCGGGTGCAGCACTGGCTCTCCGTCGGTGCCCAGCCGAGCGAGGCCGTCCAGCGTCTGCTCGAGAAGACCGGCGACTGGCAGAAGTTCAAGGGCCTGCCGGCCCCGCCGCCGCTGCTGGTCGCTCCCGAGCGGGCCGACCGCAAGGCGGCCTACGAGGCCGAGGCGAAGGCCGCAGCCGGGCTGACCGAGGCGACCAAGCCGGCCAAGAAGGCGGGCAAGGCGGCACCCGCCAAGGCCGAGGCACCTGCCAAGGCTGAGGCGCCCGCCAAGGCCGAGGCGCCGGCTGAGGCCCCCGCGAAGACCGAGGAGCAGACCGGTGCGGGCTCCGGCGAGCAGGCCTGA
- a CDS encoding RNA-binding protein, with amino-acid sequence MRAPASRPDVALRPALEHLVKGIVDHPDDVRVRMVDSRRGKRLEVRVHPEDLGTVIGRSGRTAKALRQVIGSIGGRGVRVDIVDSY; translated from the coding sequence GTGCGGGCTCCGGCGAGCAGGCCTGACGTGGCACTCCGGCCGGCGCTCGAGCACCTGGTCAAGGGCATCGTTGATCATCCGGACGACGTACGGGTCCGGATGGTCGACTCCCGGCGGGGCAAGCGCCTGGAGGTACGCGTCCACCCCGAGGACCTGGGCACGGTGATCGGCCGCTCCGGCCGTACCGCGAAGGCGCTGCGCCAGGTGATCGGTTCGATCGGCGGGCGCGGGGTACGGGTCGACATCGTCGACTCGTACTGA
- the rimM gene encoding ribosome maturation factor RimM (Essential for efficient processing of 16S rRNA), translated as MLLVVGRIGRPHGIRGEVTVEVRTDDPEARFAVGTVLRTDPAAESATRAPAAPPVTAHGELVRVPEALLIEAVRWHQGRLLICFDGVYDRDVAEALRGTLLWVDSAKLLPPTDPDEFNDHQLVGLAVVTTSGEALGEVARIDHAPASDLLVLRRPEGHTALIPFVKAIVPEVDLAGGRVVVDPPAGLLDL; from the coding sequence ATGCTCCTCGTCGTCGGCCGGATCGGCCGTCCGCACGGTATCCGCGGTGAGGTGACCGTGGAGGTGCGGACCGACGATCCCGAAGCACGGTTCGCCGTCGGGACGGTGTTGCGCACCGACCCGGCGGCGGAATCCGCCACCAGGGCGCCCGCCGCGCCGCCGGTCACCGCGCACGGCGAACTGGTACGCGTACCCGAGGCGCTCCTCATCGAGGCGGTCCGCTGGCACCAGGGCCGGCTGCTGATCTGCTTCGACGGCGTGTACGACCGGGACGTGGCCGAGGCACTGCGCGGCACCCTGCTCTGGGTGGACAGCGCGAAGTTGTTGCCGCCGACCGACCCCGACGAGTTCAACGATCACCAGTTGGTCGGCCTCGCCGTGGTCACCACGTCCGGTGAAGCGCTCGGCGAGGTCGCCCGGATCGACCACGCCCCCGCCTCGGACCTGCTGGTGCTGCGCCGTCCCGAGGGGCATACGGCGTTGATCCCGTTCGTCAAGGCGATCGTTCCGGAGGTGGACCTGGCCGGCGGCCGGGTGGTGGTCGACCCACCGGCCGGACTGCTGGACCTGTGA
- the trmD gene encoding tRNA (guanosine(37)-N1)-methyltransferase TrmD: MRVDVVSIFPEYLAPLDLSLIGRARASGVLDLAVHDLRTWTHDVHRTVDDTPYGGGPGMVMRPEPWGEALDALVPVGEEPPPRLVVPSPAGVPFRQALAHEWAAERHLIFACGRYEGIDQRVLEHAATRMPVTEVSLGDYVLFGGEVAVLVIMEAVTRLLPGVLGNADSLAEESHAHGLLEAPVYTKPPGWRGHDVPEILRSGDHGRIARWRRDEALVRTARRRPDMLAVLPATELDKRDIAALAGAGFQPPADDMAK; encoded by the coding sequence ATGCGGGTGGACGTGGTCTCGATCTTCCCGGAGTACCTCGCCCCGCTGGATCTCTCCCTGATCGGCCGGGCCCGCGCGTCGGGGGTGCTCGACCTCGCCGTGCACGACCTGCGGACCTGGACCCACGACGTGCACCGGACCGTCGACGACACGCCGTACGGCGGTGGGCCGGGGATGGTCATGCGGCCCGAGCCGTGGGGGGAGGCCCTGGACGCGCTGGTCCCGGTCGGGGAGGAACCGCCGCCCCGGCTCGTGGTACCGAGTCCGGCCGGGGTGCCCTTCCGGCAGGCGCTGGCGCACGAGTGGGCGGCCGAGCGTCATCTGATCTTCGCCTGCGGCCGGTACGAGGGAATCGACCAGCGGGTCCTGGAACACGCCGCGACCCGGATGCCGGTGACCGAGGTTTCGCTGGGCGACTACGTGCTCTTCGGCGGCGAGGTCGCGGTTCTCGTGATCATGGAGGCGGTGACCCGGCTGCTGCCCGGGGTGCTGGGCAACGCCGACTCGCTCGCCGAGGAGTCCCACGCGCACGGGTTGCTGGAGGCGCCGGTCTACACCAAGCCACCGGGATGGCGGGGTCACGACGTACCGGAGATTCTGCGGTCGGGTGACCACGGCCGGATCGCCCGGTGGCGGCGGGACGAGGCGCTGGTCCGGACGGCCCGGCGCCGGCCCGACATGCTCGCCGTGCTGCCCGCGACGGAGCTGGACAAACGGGACATCGCCGCGTTGGCCGGGGCCGGATTTCAGCCACCGGCCGACGATATGGCAAAGTAG
- the rplS gene encoding 50S ribosomal protein L19, giving the protein MNTLDALDAQSQRTDVPDFRGGDTVKVHARVIEGSRSRVQIFEGVVIRRHGAGLRETFTVRKISFGVGVERTYPINSPGIDRIEVIVRGDVRRAKLYYLRELRGKKAKIKEKREKRVS; this is encoded by the coding sequence ATGAACACCCTGGACGCCCTCGACGCCCAGTCGCAGCGCACCGACGTGCCCGACTTCCGGGGCGGTGACACCGTCAAGGTGCACGCCCGAGTCATCGAGGGCAGCCGCTCCCGGGTGCAGATCTTCGAGGGTGTCGTGATCCGGCGCCACGGAGCGGGCCTGCGGGAGACCTTCACCGTACGGAAGATCAGCTTTGGGGTCGGGGTCGAGCGGACCTACCCGATCAACAGCCCGGGTATCGACCGGATCGAGGTCATCGTCCGCGGTGACGTCCGCCGGGCCAAGCTCTACTACCTGCGTGAGCTGCGTGGCAAGAAGGCCAAGATCAAGGAGAAGCGCGAGAAGCGGGTCAGCTGA
- the lepB gene encoding signal peptidase I: protein MVRRVDEEGDIEPWSRRARRSRRTRKQMPLWQELPLLLVVAFCLAVLIRTFLLQAFFIPSGSMEDTLLIGDRVLVNKIVYDIRDPDRGEIVVFRGTDAWAPQVSDEPDPGFVAKLGRTVGDLVGVSRPGEKDFIKRVIGVPGDRVQCCDDQGRVTVNGAPLDEPYVLENSPVDVPPNSQECRSRRFAEVVVPPGQLFVMGDHRLVSQDARCQGPVPIDNVIGRAFVIVWPFGNWTSLPVPETFDELPRPVAAPAPGESSDSSPQNTANTGDIAIAMPILGTLLVTARSRRSPGTRHRRLHP from the coding sequence TTGGTGCGTAGGGTGGACGAAGAGGGCGACATCGAACCATGGAGTCGTCGAGCCCGGCGATCGCGCCGTACCCGTAAGCAGATGCCGCTGTGGCAGGAGCTTCCGCTGCTGCTCGTCGTCGCCTTCTGTCTCGCGGTGCTGATCCGCACCTTCCTCCTCCAGGCGTTCTTCATCCCCTCGGGGTCCATGGAGGACACTCTGCTGATCGGTGACCGGGTCCTGGTCAACAAGATCGTGTACGACATCCGGGATCCGGACCGTGGCGAGATCGTGGTGTTCCGAGGTACGGACGCCTGGGCGCCGCAGGTGAGCGACGAGCCGGATCCCGGATTCGTCGCCAAGCTCGGGCGCACCGTCGGTGACCTGGTCGGAGTGAGCCGTCCGGGCGAGAAGGACTTCATCAAACGGGTCATCGGAGTTCCCGGGGACCGGGTGCAGTGCTGCGACGACCAGGGCCGGGTGACCGTGAACGGCGCCCCGCTCGACGAGCCGTACGTCCTGGAGAACTCCCCAGTGGATGTACCTCCGAACAGCCAGGAGTGCCGGTCCCGCCGGTTCGCCGAGGTGGTGGTGCCGCCGGGGCAGCTGTTCGTGATGGGTGACCACCGGTTGGTGTCGCAGGACGCGCGATGCCAGGGGCCCGTGCCGATCGACAACGTCATCGGCCGGGCCTTCGTGATCGTCTGGCCGTTCGGCAACTGGACCTCGTTGCCGGTGCCGGAGACCTTCGACGAACTGCCGAGACCCGTTGCCGCACCGGCCCCGGGCGAGTCGTCGGACAGCAGCCCGCAAAACACCGCAAACACGGGAGATATAGCAATTGCTATGCCAATCCTGGGCACTCTACTCGTTACCGCGCGTTCCCGACGCTCTCCCGGGACTCGGCATCGTAGGCTCCACCCGTGA
- the lepB gene encoding signal peptidase I — MIDEQTDQSKPRSSFWRELPILLGVAILVAVLVRTFVLQTFYIPSPSMEHTLDIYDRVLVNKLVYDFRSPHRGEIVVFKAPTQWTGNPKGEDFIKRVIGVGGDRVVCCDPEDRLMINGQSLAEPYIFTENGVQDPAADEEFDITVPAGRLWVMGDHRSASGDSLEHYQQSRQNIELATIPEDSVVGRAFTVFWPVGRATWLTVPKPYDAIPNPQG, encoded by the coding sequence GTGATTGACGAGCAGACCGACCAGTCCAAGCCCCGCAGTTCGTTCTGGCGGGAACTACCCATCCTGCTGGGCGTGGCGATTCTGGTCGCGGTGCTGGTACGGACGTTCGTGCTTCAGACGTTCTACATTCCGTCGCCATCGATGGAGCACACTCTCGACATCTACGATCGGGTGCTCGTCAACAAGCTCGTCTACGATTTCCGGTCGCCGCACCGGGGCGAGATCGTGGTCTTCAAGGCGCCGACCCAGTGGACGGGTAATCCGAAGGGTGAGGACTTCATCAAGCGGGTGATCGGCGTCGGCGGCGACCGGGTGGTCTGCTGCGACCCGGAGGACCGCCTGATGATCAACGGGCAGTCGCTCGCCGAGCCGTACATCTTCACGGAGAACGGCGTCCAGGATCCGGCCGCCGACGAGGAGTTCGACATCACGGTGCCGGCCGGCCGGCTGTGGGTGATGGGTGACCACCGGTCGGCCTCGGGCGACTCGCTGGAGCACTACCAGCAGAGCCGGCAGAACATCGAGCTCGCGACCATACCGGAGGATTCCGTGGTGGGCCGCGCCTTCACCGTCTTCTGGCCGGTCGGGCGGGCCACCTGGCTCACCGTGCCGAAGCCCTACGACGCCATCCCGAATCCCCAGGGCTGA
- a CDS encoding NUDIX hydrolase, whose protein sequence is MTVFSPRQAARILLIDAAGRVLLFRGWDPARPEHRYWFTPGGGLDPGETPAAGAARELAEETGLRVTPDELGEPVWREVTEFTFGGQWYRQEQQFFLVRIPAWEVDTAGFDQIERETIDAHRWWTMDELARTPERFYPTDLPEVLRRALESE, encoded by the coding sequence GTGACCGTGTTCAGCCCTCGTCAGGCCGCCCGGATACTCCTGATCGACGCCGCCGGTCGGGTACTGCTGTTCCGGGGCTGGGACCCGGCCCGGCCCGAGCACCGGTACTGGTTCACCCCCGGCGGTGGCCTCGACCCGGGCGAGACGCCGGCGGCGGGCGCCGCCCGGGAACTGGCCGAGGAGACCGGGCTGCGGGTCACCCCCGACGAGCTGGGTGAGCCCGTCTGGCGGGAGGTGACCGAGTTCACCTTCGGCGGCCAGTGGTACCGGCAGGAACAGCAGTTCTTCCTGGTCCGGATCCCCGCCTGGGAGGTGGACACGGCCGGGTTCGATCAGATCGAGCGTGAGACCATTGACGCCCACCGCTGGTGGACGATGGACGAGTTGGCCCGTACGCCGGAGCGGTTCTATCCGACCGACCTGCCCGAAGTGCTACGCCGGGCACTGGAGAGCGAGTAG
- a CDS encoding ribonuclease HII, with translation MLTPPRTVIRREGGIYAMERALRRRGFRYVAGADEAGRGACAGPLVAAAAVLPEGRRGEIDGLNDSKLLTPAARERIYAEVVARALAYAVVIIPAVEVDARGLHVCNVAAMRRALASLAVPPEYVLTDGFGVDGLGVPGLAVWKGDQVAACVAAASVLAKVTRDRIMVELDDEHPGYGFAEHKGYITAEHSAALELHGPCPEHRFSYVNVATVSGRAGSPLRSRRPAHLGGIESMARAGRSGSTVGVALGERLRPSALVGEDVAMEGGVG, from the coding sequence GTGCTGACCCCACCCCGTACGGTGATCCGCCGTGAAGGCGGCATCTATGCCATGGAACGGGCCCTGCGGCGCCGTGGGTTCCGGTACGTCGCCGGCGCGGACGAGGCGGGCCGAGGTGCCTGCGCCGGTCCGCTGGTGGCCGCCGCGGCGGTACTCCCCGAGGGTCGGCGCGGTGAGATCGACGGGCTGAACGACTCCAAACTTCTCACCCCGGCCGCGCGGGAACGGATCTACGCCGAGGTGGTCGCCCGGGCCCTGGCGTACGCCGTGGTGATCATTCCCGCCGTGGAGGTGGACGCCCGGGGGCTGCACGTCTGCAACGTGGCGGCCATGCGTCGGGCGCTGGCCTCGCTCGCGGTCCCGCCGGAGTACGTGTTGACCGACGGGTTCGGCGTCGACGGGCTGGGCGTGCCGGGGCTGGCGGTCTGGAAGGGGGACCAGGTCGCCGCCTGCGTGGCGGCGGCGAGCGTGCTGGCAAAGGTCACCCGGGATCGGATCATGGTCGAGCTCGATGACGAGCACCCCGGGTACGGGTTCGCCGAACACAAGGGATACATCACCGCCGAGCACAGCGCCGCACTGGAACTTCACGGTCCGTGTCCGGAACATCGCTTCTCGTACGTCAATGTCGCCACCGTCTCCGGCCGGGCCGGCAGCCCTCTGCGGTCGCGGCGGCCGGCGCACCTTGGCGGAATCGAGTCGATGGCGCGGGCGGGCCGGTCAGGGAGTACCGTCGGCGTGGCGTTGGGCGAGCGGCTTCGGCCGTCAGCGTTGGTGGGGGAAGATGTGGCCATGGAAGGCGGAGTGGGATGA
- a CDS encoding DUF2469 domain-containing protein, protein MSAEDLEKYETEMELQLYREYRDIVRQFSYVVETERRFYLANQVDLHVRNSDGEVYFEVEMHDAWVWDMYRPARFVKNVRVMTFKDVNVEELEKPDISLPADSGFGG, encoded by the coding sequence ATGAGCGCGGAAGATCTCGAGAAGTACGAGACCGAGATGGAGCTGCAGCTCTATCGGGAGTACCGCGACATCGTTCGCCAGTTCTCCTACGTGGTGGAGACCGAGCGGCGGTTCTATCTGGCGAACCAGGTGGATCTGCACGTACGGAACTCCGACGGAGAGGTCTACTTCGAGGTCGAGATGCACGACGCCTGGGTGTGGGACATGTACCGCCCAGCGCGTTTTGTAAAGAATGTCCGAGTGATGACGTTCAAGGACGTCAACGTCGAAGAACTCGAAAAGCCGGACATCTCTCTTCCGGCGGATTCCGGATTCGGCGGCTGA
- a CDS encoding sulfite oxidase: protein MSIVDDVSRPSRLAEPDEGISIEELALAARNHGLPLEALRYDVTPVGLHYLLIHYDIPALDPERHVLTIDGRVDRSLRLDLAALRERPRVTRRVTLECAGNGRALLSPRPVSQPWLSEAVGTAEWTGTPLAPLLREAGLGPDAVDVVFTGADHGVERGIEQDYQRGLPVPEALREEVLLAYEMNGAPLLPQHGAPLRLVVPGWYGMAHVKWLTRISVLDREFDGYQNAVAYRVRTDADDPGVPVTRIEPRALVQPPGFPDFMSRIRVLRPGPCTVEGRAWSGHAPVTRVEVTTDGGASWSDATLDPTGPVDRAGATGSAGSAGDPSVTGPDGREPGGSTVDERWAWRRWRYEWTANPGRYTLGARATDASGRVQPVDPPWNRGGFANNLVQRVEVVVPEDQ, encoded by the coding sequence ATGAGCATAGTGGACGACGTCAGCCGACCCTCCCGGCTCGCGGAGCCCGACGAGGGCATCAGCATCGAGGAACTGGCGCTGGCCGCGCGCAACCACGGGCTACCGCTGGAGGCCCTGCGCTACGACGTCACGCCGGTGGGCCTGCACTACCTGCTCATCCACTACGACATCCCGGCCCTGGACCCGGAGCGACACGTCCTGACCATCGACGGTCGGGTCGACCGGTCGCTCCGACTTGACCTGGCCGCCCTGCGCGAGCGGCCCCGGGTGACCCGCCGGGTCACGCTGGAGTGTGCCGGGAACGGCCGGGCGCTCCTGAGCCCTCGTCCGGTCAGCCAGCCGTGGCTGTCGGAGGCCGTCGGCACCGCCGAGTGGACGGGTACGCCACTGGCGCCGCTGCTGCGCGAGGCCGGGCTCGGACCGGACGCGGTGGATGTGGTCTTCACCGGCGCCGACCACGGGGTGGAGCGCGGAATCGAGCAGGACTACCAGCGGGGACTGCCGGTTCCAGAGGCGCTGCGCGAGGAGGTGCTGCTGGCGTACGAGATGAACGGTGCCCCGTTGCTGCCGCAGCACGGTGCGCCGCTGCGCCTGGTGGTGCCCGGCTGGTACGGGATGGCGCACGTCAAGTGGCTGACCCGGATCAGTGTGCTGGACCGGGAGTTCGACGGCTATCAGAACGCCGTCGCGTACCGGGTACGCACCGACGCTGACGATCCGGGGGTGCCGGTGACCCGGATCGAGCCACGGGCGCTGGTACAGCCGCCCGGATTTCCGGACTTCATGTCCCGGATCCGGGTGCTGCGGCCGGGACCGTGCACCGTGGAGGGCCGGGCCTGGTCGGGCCACGCTCCGGTGACCAGGGTCGAGGTGACCACCGACGGCGGTGCCAGCTGGAGCGACGCCACCCTCGATCCGACCGGGCCGGTTGATCGAGCCGGGGCGACGGGGTCGGCGGGTTCGGCGGGCGACCCGTCGGTGACCGGGCCGGACGGCCGGGAGCCGGGCGGGTCGACGGTCGACGAGCGCTGGGCGTGGCGTCGCTGGCGGTACGAGTGGACGGCGAACCCCGGCCGGTACACGCTCGGCGCACGGGCCACCGACGCGTCGGGGCGGGTCCAACCGGTCGATCCGCCGTGGAACCGGGGCGGTTTCGCGAACAATCTCGTCCAGCGGGTGGAGGTCGTGGTCCCCGAAGATCAATAG
- a CDS encoding aminotransferase class V-fold PLP-dependent enzyme, producing MSVAGPQPPVPIPGARLLFSLDPGVAHLNHGSYGAVPIGVQRTQQRLRDETEANPMRFFNRGLVDRITHARRHLAGFLGADPDGTALIGNVTIGAAIVLQSLRLEPGDEVVGTDHGYGSFALTVDREVRRTGAVRRTLPVPLGATDEEIIEIVRSGIRAGRTKLLMIDQIASSTARLFPTAAIVAVARERGVPVLVDGAHAPGMLPLPVDTIGADFWVGNLHKWGYAPRGTAALVVAPRWRERIEPLAVSWYDDAGFPTRIEWQATLDYTAWLAAPVGLFTLRTLGLERVRSHNAALAAYGQWVIGRALGIAPADLLHPGGPTVAMRLLPLPAGTASTLDDAMELRRRIGDELGAEVAVNAWQGRGWLRLSGQVYNRAEEYEQLAERLPALLAAPS from the coding sequence ATGAGCGTCGCCGGGCCGCAGCCGCCCGTCCCGATCCCCGGCGCCCGCCTCCTGTTCTCCCTGGACCCGGGCGTCGCCCACCTCAACCACGGCTCGTACGGCGCGGTGCCGATCGGGGTCCAACGGACCCAGCAGCGGCTGCGGGACGAGACCGAGGCCAATCCGATGCGGTTCTTCAACCGTGGACTGGTCGACCGGATCACCCATGCTCGGCGACACCTGGCCGGCTTCCTCGGCGCCGACCCGGACGGAACCGCGTTGATCGGCAACGTCACCATCGGCGCGGCCATCGTCCTGCAGTCACTGCGGCTGGAGCCCGGCGACGAGGTGGTCGGCACGGATCACGGGTACGGCTCGTTCGCCCTCACCGTCGATCGGGAGGTCCGCCGCACCGGGGCGGTCCGGCGTACCCTGCCGGTGCCGTTGGGCGCGACCGACGAGGAGATCATCGAGATCGTCCGGAGCGGCATCCGTGCCGGACGCACCAAGCTGCTCATGATCGACCAGATCGCCTCGTCGACGGCCCGATTGTTTCCGACCGCGGCGATCGTGGCAGTGGCTCGGGAGCGTGGCGTTCCGGTGCTGGTCGACGGGGCACACGCGCCCGGCATGCTGCCGTTGCCGGTGGACACGATCGGCGCGGACTTCTGGGTCGGCAACCTGCACAAGTGGGGGTACGCGCCGCGCGGTACCGCAGCACTGGTCGTGGCGCCCCGCTGGCGGGAACGGATCGAGCCACTCGCCGTCTCCTGGTATGACGACGCCGGCTTCCCCACCCGGATCGAGTGGCAGGCGACTCTCGACTACACCGCGTGGCTCGCCGCGCCGGTGGGACTCTTCACGCTGCGTACGCTCGGGCTCGAACGGGTCCGGTCGCACAACGCGGCACTGGCCGCGTACGGGCAGTGGGTGATCGGCCGGGCCCTCGGGATAGCGCCGGCCGATCTGCTCCATCCCGGTGGGCCGACGGTCGCGATGCGGCTCCTCCCGTTGCCGGCCGGTACGGCCAGCACGCTCGACGATGCGATGGAGCTACGGCGGCGGATCGGCGACGAACTCGGGGCGGAGGTCGCCGTCAACGCCTGGCAGGGCCGAGGTTGGCTGCGACTGTCCGGTCAGGTCTACAACCGGGCGGAGGAGTACGAGCAGCTCGCCGAACGCCTACCGGCCCTGCTCGCTGCTCCGTCCTGA
- a CDS encoding tyrosine recombinase XerC: protein MSRTDRSTRALHQALPSSLRDGVDEFAGHLARVDNRSTHTVRAYVADVVSLLDHAGRMGCTEPRDLDISVLRSWLAKLRTLGAARASLARRAASARTFSTWAHRNGLLETDVGAPLASPRAHRELPAVLRADQATELVLAPGDDPSPASFRDRVVLELLYATGIRVSELCGLDLGDVDAARRVVRVLGKGGKERTVPYGLPAQRALDDWLRLGRSTFAVPASGAALLLGVRGGRLQPTVVRRIVGGYARAANLPRTSPHGLRHSAATHLLEGGADLRAVQELLGHATLSSTQIYTHVSVERLRAAYRQAHPRA from the coding sequence ATGAGTCGCACCGATCGCAGCACCCGTGCCCTTCACCAGGCCCTGCCGTCGTCCCTGCGGGACGGCGTCGACGAGTTCGCCGGGCATCTCGCCCGGGTCGACAACCGGTCGACCCACACCGTCCGCGCCTACGTCGCCGACGTGGTCTCGCTACTCGACCACGCCGGCCGGATGGGCTGCACCGAGCCTCGTGACCTGGACATCAGCGTACTGCGCAGTTGGTTGGCGAAGCTGCGTACGCTCGGGGCCGCCCGCGCCTCGCTGGCCCGGCGAGCCGCCTCGGCCCGTACGTTCAGCACCTGGGCGCACCGGAACGGCCTACTGGAGACGGACGTCGGCGCCCCGCTGGCCAGTCCTCGCGCACACCGGGAGCTGCCAGCCGTACTCCGCGCCGACCAGGCAACGGAACTGGTCCTCGCCCCCGGCGACGATCCGTCCCCGGCCTCGTTCCGGGACCGGGTCGTGCTCGAACTCCTCTACGCCACCGGAATCCGGGTCAGCGAACTGTGCGGCCTGGATCTCGGCGACGTCGACGCCGCCCGTCGGGTGGTCCGGGTCCTGGGCAAGGGCGGAAAGGAACGCACGGTCCCGTACGGGCTGCCGGCACAGCGGGCACTCGACGACTGGCTCCGGCTCGGACGTTCGACGTTCGCCGTACCGGCCAGCGGTGCGGCCCTGCTGCTCGGCGTACGCGGTGGGCGGCTCCAGCCCACCGTCGTCCGGCGGATCGTCGGTGGCTACGCCCGCGCCGCCAACCTCCCCCGGACCAGTCCACACGGACTCCGGCACTCCGCCGCGACCCATCTGCTGGAGGGCGGCGCGGATCTGCGGGCCGTACAGGAGCTGCTCGGGCACGCCACGTTGTCGAGCACGCAGATCTACACCCACGTCTCGGTGGAACGGCTGCGGGCGGCGTATCGCCAGGCACATCCCCGGGCGTGA